Proteins encoded within one genomic window of Acaryochloris marina S15:
- a CDS encoding ATP-binding protein — MLETDDLLFSQSNTLNTLLIEYFSYSSSWRLNRASNVGNISETGLGLTIAKYSVDLHGGKILLASQEKVGTVFTVRLPVRGI; from the coding sequence ATGCTGGAAACGGATGATCTGCTGTTTTCTCAGAGCAATACTCTAAATACTCTATTGATAGAGTATTTCAGTTATTCCAGCTCATGGCGATTAAATCGAGCCAGCAACGTAGGCAATATTTCAGAGACAGGATTAGGTTTGACGATAGCAAAATATTCTGTTGATTTGCATGGGGGTAAGATCCTACTCGCTAGTCAAGAAAAGGTTGGTACTGTCTTTACTGTGCGACTTCCAGTTAGGGGTATTTAA
- a CDS encoding sensor histidine kinase: MNSAQEIHHRVKNNLQVICSLLNLQSQTNTNLQVAEIMQESQDRVKSMALVHENLYQSESLSKINFKTYVTDLTNNLLRSYRSKVSQIRITIFSPNIYLEIDTAVPCGLIINELVSNSLKYAFPQQHDGQIDIHMTQTAKQMLALKISDSGIGLPANLNFARSQTLGLRMVNTLTKQISGTITVKRETGTSFEICFPQSR; this comes from the coding sequence ATGAACAGTGCCCAAGAAATTCATCACCGGGTGAAAAATAACTTACAGGTGATATGTAGTCTACTTAATTTACAAAGCCAGACAAATACTAATTTGCAAGTTGCAGAAATTATGCAGGAAAGCCAGGATCGTGTTAAATCAATGGCTTTAGTCCATGAGAACTTGTACCAGTCAGAAAGCTTGTCAAAGATAAATTTTAAGACTTATGTCACTGACTTAACGAACAACCTTTTGCGATCTTACCGCTCTAAAGTGAGCCAAATCCGTATTACCATTTTTAGCCCCAATATCTACCTTGAAATCGACACTGCAGTACCTTGTGGTCTGATTATCAATGAGTTAGTCTCTAATTCTCTCAAATATGCATTTCCTCAGCAACATGATGGACAAATTGATATCCACATGACCCAAACTGCAAAACAGATGTTGGCATTGAAAATTTCTGATAGCGGTATTGGTTTACCCGCTAACCTGAACTTTGCAAGATCCCAAACTTTGGGCTTACGGATGGTTAACACCTTAACAAAACAGATTTCAGGTACCATAACTGTTAAACGAGAGACTGGAACGTCATTTGAAATTTGTTTTCCCCAATCCCGTTAA
- a CDS encoding IS630 family transposase — MLAQFKLRFTQSTRKKIEAKLRQAYGSQNLRLVKRISALLQLGQGGSVAQVAETLALGEQTIRDYLHAFLKRGIASFRYKASQGRRSKLTPRQRQQLKSWIKAGPLKAGYECGCWSALMVQDLIAKRFNVSYHPHYVSTLLRNLGFSFQRARFVAAHLNEAKRQEWMTHKWPEILRLSAAKDALILFGDEASFAQWGSLSYTWSLRGDQPTLPTSGKRKAYKVFGLIDYHSGQFFYQGQTGRFNSEGYTAFLTQVLQQTHKHIILIQDGARYHTSKATKQFFDQQSARLTPFQLPTYSPDFNPIEFLWKKLKKRSTHLRFFKQFDDLVQQVDEGLLYFSQTPNEITVLMGKYCKTLGTQAA; from the coding sequence ATGCTCGCACAATTCAAACTGCGCTTTACCCAATCAACACGCAAAAAGATTGAAGCTAAACTGCGCCAGGCATACGGGAGTCAGAATTTACGTCTGGTCAAACGTATTAGTGCTTTATTGCAGCTTGGTCAAGGTGGTTCAGTGGCACAGGTAGCTGAAACATTGGCACTAGGCGAACAAACGATCAGGGATTATCTGCATGCATTTCTAAAACGAGGTATCGCTAGCTTTAGATACAAAGCGTCTCAAGGACGTCGCAGCAAACTCACTCCACGGCAACGACAACAGCTCAAGTCATGGATTAAAGCAGGTCCGCTCAAAGCTGGATACGAGTGTGGTTGTTGGAGTGCATTAATGGTTCAAGACCTGATTGCGAAACGCTTCAATGTTTCCTATCATCCCCATTATGTGAGTACTCTACTGAGGAACTTAGGCTTTTCATTTCAAAGAGCACGGTTTGTTGCAGCTCATCTCAATGAAGCCAAGCGACAAGAATGGATGACACACAAATGGCCTGAGATTTTGCGTTTATCAGCAGCCAAAGATGCCCTAATTTTATTTGGGGATGAGGCCAGTTTTGCGCAGTGGGGGTCGTTAAGCTACACCTGGAGTCTTCGTGGAGACCAGCCAACATTGCCCACCAGTGGTAAACGGAAGGCTTACAAGGTGTTTGGATTAATTGATTATCATTCTGGTCAGTTCTTCTATCAAGGTCAGACGGGACGCTTCAATTCTGAAGGGTATACTGCTTTTCTAACTCAAGTACTCCAGCAGACTCACAAGCATATTATTCTCATTCAGGACGGGGCTAGATATCACACCAGTAAAGCAACTAAGCAGTTCTTTGACCAGCAATCCGCTCGCCTTACTCCTTTCCAATTACCCACATATTCTCCTGACTTCAACCCAATTGAATTCTTGTGGAAGAAACTCAAAAAACGCAGCACACACCTACGGTTCTTCAAGCAATTTGATGACTTAGTTCAGCAGGTCGATGAGGGGCTACTGTACTTTAGTCAGACTCCCAATGAAATTACTGTCTTAATGGGCAAATATTGCAAAACCTTGGGTACACAAGCTGCCTAG
- a CDS encoding NACHT domain-containing NTPase: MMFVTLLSTSPSLAQQYSLEQISVIKKIEETATLHYQAQLKVDKGLELALDEYRDEALKAHLNEIIVQSFYIEKIASLNKTKPWQQWTPFNLSVAIAIGILTWFRDAIIKKGNQASQGIIDNIYKRFSGTKLLRNFALEQYRKALSNKYQELKIPFRPNRPLKMAEVYVPLQLLEQGEPIDAKRAVKNFKRLMIVGQPGSGKTMLLRSLALSYANGPWDIPQQPVVIILELNRLSNTKLTIEQQLVKALERDDFPNGTNFVFQGLKQGMIMLLFDGLDEVNSADRPNVVRRLQDFISQYDQCRLAITCRTQVYKREFNTQVDQTVEVVEFDDQQIRKFMRPWEQDQSDDKSVEQLLKTLQDRPRIMELARNPLMLTIIAYLFTDTAFVLPHSRAEFYQKATDILLEVWDQACQTPNRYKGRDKKLVLRHLALYAQDQTKGKQRDRRNLTWLTVNEQVASILPGLNLKAEDDLDPILEEICERSGLLMPIDGGEGYQFTHLTLQEFFAATQLIDDVESLIKHFSKDPDVWRETVKLWCGLAGDSTRLIRAVYKKDDVTAFSCLADTQKIEPKLATDIIDHFKNWLRSNRSIREYLGLDTVSSDSIIKAFGAVAADQRPRGKDIFDFLVLTLSRGNRSTTYAAQALAATNVPKAAQVLADHYLQLTDIQTQLVRMGDVAVPKLQVIAEGGDTSAITNLGEIGTPFASRTLVPLLWDNREAIAFHAAVQLSALLPEVDIEKDLANFPKKKLPSSSQTWQGIWNPFDEVKKSAISVIAEQITDQLVQGIQTQHLNQIDLPDLDPRIVLPICLLTNQSLCKPSKDWIDTAQAILENTRQGTQLETKSPQLIREALKQQPQSLQWETLLKTLPLRMQLDVLYRLSVNRSPTKNDWQNLYTTMTYDLRASWHYQLVVSIAVLLSVFTLIGAFENSIHSSELLIRGTSTLSAFFIVPVAWLAILSGTEEPFEPNLFISLGLLGPISFCREYGRFLRSQIVWNGAQAIFDTITNAENLGCAVVVTVAGGVVGGVASAGVDAVVGAVVGAVAIASVFAGAVAVAGVFAGANADTIVSAVVSVVSVPVFLVVFGAVVGADTVADVGGVVGGVAIAGGVVGGVAGAGIGFWVKQTTKSKFGRCL, from the coding sequence ATGATGTTTGTGACTTTACTGTCAACAAGCCCTAGCCTTGCGCAGCAGTATTCTTTAGAACAAATCAGCGTTATTAAAAAAATTGAGGAAACTGCTACACTCCACTATCAAGCACAGCTCAAAGTTGATAAGGGTTTAGAACTAGCATTAGATGAGTATAGAGACGAGGCACTAAAAGCACACCTGAACGAAATTATAGTTCAGAGTTTTTACATAGAAAAAATAGCCAGTCTTAACAAGACTAAGCCTTGGCAGCAGTGGACACCCTTCAATTTATCAGTTGCAATCGCTATAGGGATTTTAACTTGGTTTAGAGACGCAATCATCAAGAAAGGGAATCAAGCTAGTCAAGGCATTATAGACAACATTTACAAGCGATTTTCTGGTACTAAACTACTTAGAAATTTTGCATTAGAGCAATACCGTAAAGCATTAAGCAACAAATACCAAGAGCTAAAAATTCCGTTTAGACCTAATCGCCCTTTGAAAATGGCGGAGGTATATGTACCGTTGCAGCTTCTGGAGCAGGGAGAACCGATTGATGCAAAACGGGCAGTCAAAAACTTTAAGAGATTGATGATTGTGGGCCAGCCAGGATCTGGCAAAACAATGCTGCTAAGATCTTTAGCCTTGAGCTATGCCAACGGACCTTGGGATATTCCTCAACAGCCCGTAGTCATCATCTTGGAGTTAAATAGATTAAGTAATACCAAACTCACTATTGAGCAACAGCTAGTTAAGGCTCTGGAGCGAGACGACTTTCCCAATGGGACAAACTTTGTTTTCCAAGGACTGAAGCAGGGCATGATTATGCTACTCTTTGACGGCCTGGATGAAGTGAACAGTGCGGATCGTCCCAACGTTGTTCGCCGTTTGCAAGATTTTATCAGCCAATATGATCAGTGTCGGTTAGCGATTACCTGTCGCACACAGGTTTACAAAAGAGAGTTTAATACCCAGGTCGATCAGACGGTGGAAGTAGTAGAATTTGACGACCAACAAATTCGGAAATTTATGCGCCCCTGGGAGCAAGACCAGAGTGATGATAAATCCGTGGAGCAGTTATTAAAAACTTTGCAGGATCGGCCTCGGATTATGGAGTTGGCTCGTAATCCATTGATGTTGACCATTATTGCTTATCTATTTACCGATACCGCTTTTGTGTTACCCCACTCACGGGCTGAGTTCTATCAAAAGGCCACTGATATTTTGCTAGAGGTATGGGACCAAGCTTGTCAGACACCTAACCGTTACAAAGGAAGAGATAAAAAATTAGTTTTACGACATTTGGCTTTGTATGCCCAAGACCAAACGAAGGGGAAGCAACGAGATCGCCGTAATCTCACTTGGCTCACTGTGAATGAACAAGTGGCATCCATTTTACCTGGTCTAAATTTGAAGGCAGAGGATGATTTAGATCCTATTTTGGAGGAGATTTGTGAACGCAGTGGTTTATTGATGCCAATTGATGGCGGGGAAGGCTATCAATTTACCCATCTAACCTTGCAAGAATTCTTTGCTGCTACTCAGTTAATTGACGATGTGGAGAGTTTGATTAAGCACTTTAGCAAAGATCCAGATGTATGGCGAGAAACAGTTAAGCTCTGGTGCGGACTGGCAGGGGATAGTACTAGACTAATTCGAGCTGTTTACAAAAAAGACGACGTAACAGCTTTCAGTTGTTTGGCCGATACTCAAAAGATCGAGCCAAAGCTAGCGACGGACATCATAGATCACTTCAAAAACTGGTTACGTAGCAACCGTTCAATCAGAGAGTATCTTGGTTTAGATACTGTCAGTTCAGACAGCATAATTAAGGCTTTTGGAGCTGTCGCTGCTGATCAGCGTCCCAGAGGTAAAGATATTTTCGATTTTCTGGTCCTAACTCTGTCTAGGGGAAATAGGTCTACTACTTATGCAGCACAGGCACTAGCAGCAACCAATGTCCCAAAAGCAGCACAGGTTTTAGCTGACCATTATTTACAACTGACGGACATACAAACACAGCTTGTGCGTATGGGTGATGTAGCAGTACCTAAGCTCCAAGTTATTGCAGAAGGGGGAGATACCTCTGCGATTACGAATTTAGGAGAAATCGGCACACCGTTTGCGAGTAGAACTTTAGTACCCTTACTTTGGGACAATCGTGAGGCTATAGCGTTCCATGCTGCTGTTCAGTTATCAGCCCTACTTCCAGAAGTAGACATAGAAAAAGATTTAGCAAACTTTCCTAAAAAGAAGTTACCCAGTTCTAGTCAAACCTGGCAGGGGATTTGGAACCCGTTTGATGAAGTAAAGAAGAGCGCTATCTCTGTCATAGCCGAGCAAATCACGGATCAGCTCGTCCAAGGAATTCAAACCCAACATTTGAATCAAATTGATTTGCCTGACCTAGATCCTCGAATTGTTTTGCCAATTTGTCTTTTAACCAATCAGTCTTTATGTAAACCTTCTAAGGATTGGATAGACACAGCTCAGGCAATACTAGAAAACACCAGGCAAGGGACACAATTAGAGACAAAAAGCCCCCAACTCATTAGAGAAGCTTTGAAACAACAACCTCAAAGCCTCCAATGGGAAACCTTACTAAAAACACTTCCATTAAGAATGCAGCTTGATGTACTCTACCGTTTGAGTGTAAATCGCTCCCCCACAAAAAATGATTGGCAAAATCTCTATACAACGATGACCTACGATCTTAGAGCCAGTTGGCACTACCAATTGGTAGTATCTATCGCGGTTTTACTGTCCGTATTCACCTTGATCGGAGCCTTTGAAAATTCCATTCATTCGTCAGAACTTTTGATTAGGGGGACCTCGACTTTATCTGCCTTCTTCATTGTTCCTGTTGCTTGGCTGGCCATTCTGAGCGGTACAGAAGAACCTTTTGAACCTAATTTATTTATTAGTCTGGGCCTATTGGGACCTATCTCATTTTGCAGAGAATACGGGCGCTTCTTACGAAGTCAGATTGTGTGGAATGGAGCCCAAGCAATATTTGACACCATAACTAATGCTGAAAACCTCGGATGTGCTGTCGTTGTCACTGTCGCTGGCGGTGTCGTTGGTGGTGTCGCTAGTGCTGGCGTAGACGCTGTTGTTGGCGCTGTTGTTGGCGCTGTCGCTATCGCTAGCGTTTTCGCTGGCGCTGTTGCTGTCGCTGGCGTTTTCGCTGGTGCTAACGCTGACACTATCGTTAGCGCTGTCGTTAGCGTTGTCTCCGTCCCTGTCTTTCTCGTTGTCTTTGGCGCTGTTGTTGGCGCTGACACTGTCGCTGACGTTGGTGGTGTCGTTGGCGGTGTCGCTATCGCTGGCGGTGTCGTTGGCGGTGTCGCTGGCGCTGGTATTGGTTTCTGGGTTAAACAGACAACCAAATCAAAATTTGGCCGATGTCTATAG
- a CDS encoding NACHT domain-containing NTPase — MADIKLDEPFRQLLFSATKKYVQTYTERHGHVQVLGMSKPIPLDDIYSGAWMLDSAALKSYASQSDLEETYRNKGQRRFRDYSCPKRNGIEIARDKDCARLIVLGDPGIGKSTFLRKVGLEALKGNAGDYQLPHIPVFLELKRFRSTEVDLKASITEEFENCGFPSPEGFTENALKKGQLLLLFDGLDEVPADNLNTIIESIQNLVDRYSENRFIASCRIAAYHTYFKRVSTVAIAEFDDDQIERFIYNWFSSKLDREYQTAEQCWERLQQPVNKGSKELAQSPLLLTFICLVYNKSLTVPSNRTTLYSRALDILLEEWATEKRVGRGEIYEGFHADLEKELLAKIAYEGFENDQLFFSKEQLIKYITVFLGDTLDAPKNLNASAVLEAIEVQQGILVERATDVYSFSHLTLQEFLAAKYIVTRNLQKDLVELYLLDFRWREVFLLVAGLMKGGAIRFLQQLEGQTQTLSKNPQLKGLLAWAEVKTSHTASGYSGEVKRIFALVLIFYLALAITWARTSDFDLSGDFARARVCILASDLTSDLTSNPDFVLASTSGLALALATARASGSNNTLANNPSLVLANNLGLALASAKFTMNNQPISDVDLQPLISYLERSFEASKSTAEELTSISSSSLDISPKFFDLSTDDLQAFTNYLSTYQLMIDCSKQASGLSAQQWEAIKQRMFLPPQS; from the coding sequence ATGGCTGACATCAAACTTGATGAACCCTTTAGACAACTGCTGTTCAGTGCCACTAAAAAATATGTTCAAACCTACACAGAGCGCCACGGCCATGTCCAGGTTCTAGGGATGTCAAAACCCATTCCCTTAGACGATATTTATTCTGGTGCCTGGATGTTAGACTCGGCAGCGCTGAAAAGTTATGCTTCCCAATCTGACTTAGAAGAAACCTACCGCAACAAGGGACAACGACGCTTTCGAGACTACAGCTGTCCCAAGCGCAATGGGATTGAGATTGCCAGGGACAAAGATTGTGCACGCTTGATTGTTCTGGGTGATCCAGGTATCGGTAAGTCTACCTTTTTGCGAAAGGTGGGACTGGAAGCCCTTAAAGGTAATGCAGGAGACTATCAACTCCCACATATCCCCGTCTTCTTAGAATTAAAGCGGTTCAGATCCACTGAGGTAGATTTGAAAGCCTCAATTACCGAAGAATTTGAGAACTGTGGCTTTCCTAGCCCTGAAGGGTTCACTGAAAACGCATTAAAGAAGGGACAGCTTCTGCTTCTGTTTGATGGCCTAGATGAAGTTCCCGCCGACAATCTCAATACTATTATTGAGAGTATTCAGAACTTAGTGGATCGGTATTCAGAGAATCGGTTTATAGCCTCCTGCCGGATTGCTGCCTATCACACCTATTTCAAGCGGGTGAGTACAGTTGCGATAGCAGAATTTGATGATGACCAAATTGAGCGGTTTATTTATAATTGGTTTTCCTCAAAACTGGATCGGGAGTATCAGACAGCAGAGCAATGCTGGGAACGGTTGCAACAGCCTGTAAATAAAGGATCAAAAGAACTGGCTCAATCCCCATTGCTATTAACCTTTATCTGCCTGGTGTACAACAAATCCCTGACGGTCCCTAGCAACCGAACCACACTCTACAGCAGAGCTTTAGATATTTTGCTAGAAGAATGGGCCACTGAGAAGAGAGTTGGCCGGGGTGAAATATACGAAGGATTCCACGCGGACCTAGAGAAGGAATTATTGGCAAAGATTGCCTATGAAGGCTTTGAGAACGATCAACTATTTTTCTCAAAAGAACAACTCATCAAGTACATAACTGTTTTCTTAGGCGATACTCTTGATGCCCCCAAGAATCTCAATGCATCAGCCGTATTGGAAGCTATTGAAGTGCAGCAAGGCATTTTGGTCGAACGAGCGACGGATGTCTATTCGTTTTCCCATTTAACCCTTCAGGAATTTTTAGCGGCGAAATACATTGTCACCCGGAATTTACAGAAGGATTTAGTTGAACTTTACCTTCTCGATTTCCGCTGGCGGGAAGTCTTTCTCCTAGTTGCTGGGTTGATGAAAGGGGGTGCGATCAGATTCTTGCAACAATTGGAGGGACAAACTCAAACGCTATCTAAAAATCCACAGTTAAAGGGATTGCTGGCTTGGGCTGAGGTTAAGACATCTCATACAGCCAGTGGCTACTCCGGGGAAGTGAAGCGAATATTTGCCTTAGTACTGATCTTTTACCTCGCCCTCGCAATCACCTGGGCCAGGACTTCAGACTTCGACCTCTCTGGTGACTTCGCCCGCGCTAGAGTTTGCATCCTTGCCAGCGACCTCACCAGCGACCTTACCAGCAACCCCGACTTCGTCCTTGCCAGCACCTCCGGCCTCGCTCTTGCCCTCGCCACCGCCAGAGCTAGCGGCAGCAACAACACCCTCGCCAACAACCCCAGCCTCGTCCTCGCCAACAACCTCGGTCTCGCCCTTGCCAGCGCAAAATTCACCATGAATAATCAACCTATTTCAGATGTCGATCTTCAACCCCTCATCTCATATCTAGAAAGATCATTTGAAGCTTCAAAAAGTACAGCCGAAGAACTCACTTCAATAAGTAGCTCATCTCTAGATATCTCTCCAAAATTCTTTGATCTGTCCACAGATGATTTACAAGCGTTCACCAACTACCTCTCCACCTACCAACTCATGATTGATTGCAGCAAACAAGCCAGTGGACTATCCGCACAACAGTGGGAGGCCATCAAGCAGCGGATGTTTTTACCCCCTCAGTCTTGA
- a CDS encoding DUF2806 domain-containing protein, whose product MSDIKKATSSLTPITDAVSDLALNSATSIPAPIRKNVFKAFDRLCTAAIDIPVSYLEGKAAERRAETQARIHLISANAEQIARQINVDPEYGRIASEKYGKRILQEQINIDKVCNMAAQDVAQVREELNDIDCSEQSDQAEALISDDWLDSFRREACGKSSEEMQILFGRILAEEIKKPESFSIRTVRIMGQLDNKAAKLFKQLCSLSVTLGYGAFVLDTRVPSLGRNAAHNSLDKFGLSFSNLNILEEYGLIISDYNSYMDYRSAISRNNQISSLLQVNNAYWMLIPDKPNDWPLTKELRINGVQLSTSGKELLKIVEIENRKVYTDALVNYFKGLGMKLTRVDNP is encoded by the coding sequence ATGAGTGACATTAAAAAAGCGACGAGTTCCCTTACTCCTATTACAGATGCGGTATCAGACTTAGCTTTAAATAGTGCAACTTCTATTCCAGCGCCAATAAGAAAGAATGTTTTTAAAGCTTTTGATCGGCTCTGCACGGCTGCTATAGATATTCCAGTTTCATACCTGGAGGGGAAAGCGGCTGAGCGACGGGCTGAAACACAGGCTCGTATCCATCTTATTTCGGCTAATGCAGAGCAGATTGCGAGACAAATAAATGTTGATCCTGAATATGGTCGAATTGCTTCAGAGAAATATGGAAAACGAATTCTTCAAGAGCAGATAAATATTGATAAGGTCTGCAATATGGCAGCCCAAGACGTGGCACAAGTCAGAGAAGAACTCAACGATATTGACTGTTCTGAGCAATCTGACCAAGCAGAAGCTCTGATTAGCGATGACTGGCTTGATAGCTTCCGACGAGAAGCATGTGGGAAGAGTAGTGAAGAGATGCAGATACTCTTTGGTCGCATTCTTGCGGAAGAAATCAAGAAGCCTGAGTCATTCTCAATTCGAACTGTAAGAATAATGGGTCAACTAGACAACAAAGCGGCAAAACTATTTAAGCAACTCTGTTCTCTGTCTGTGACTTTAGGGTATGGTGCATTTGTCCTTGATACAAGGGTGCCATCTTTAGGTAGAAATGCAGCTCATAACTCGCTCGATAAATTTGGACTTAGTTTCAGCAATCTCAATATCTTAGAGGAGTATGGGCTGATAATTTCAGACTACAATTCTTATATGGACTATAGATCTGCAATTTCAAGAAACAATCAGATATCCTCGCTTCTTCAAGTCAATAATGCTTATTGGATGCTTATTCCCGACAAACCTAATGATTGGCCGCTTACAAAAGAACTCAGAATAAATGGTGTTCAATTATCTACTTCTGGTAAAGAGTTACTCAAGATAGTAGAAATTGAAAATAGAAAAGTGTATACAGACGCTCTTGTTAACTATTTCAAGGGGCTTGGTATGAAACTAACTAGAGTGGATAATCCCTAG
- a CDS encoding transposase, with product MRVTSSGTAWYEETPPILIVDGVWASVQCSSEDFWEDQAGHIRKLRHAEDRVILVAMAVWPDGTQTVLHYEMATQESEAAWSLFFAHLWQRGLQPYWP from the coding sequence TTGAGAGTTACATCTTCAGGCACAGCTTGGTATGAGGAAACCCCTCCTATTCTGATTGTCGATGGTGTTTGGGCTAGTGTTCAGTGTTCCTCAGAAGACTTTTGGGAAGACCAAGCTGGGCATATCCGGAAACTACGTCATGCGGAAGACCGAGTCATTCTAGTCGCTATGGCAGTGTGGCCCGATGGCACCCAAACGGTGCTTCATTATGAAATGGCGACGCAAGAATCGGAGGCAGCTTGGTCACTGTTCTTTGCGCATCTGTGGCAACGGGGATTGCAACCCTATTGGCCGTAA
- a CDS encoding transposase, with product MNIAQREQQIIRIQSQSSYASINEALEATLRLEASQVTQKIIEAALDEEVQAYLSEVQGDRPRRSGYYQRVLDTQYGRIAQLSVPKLRKGNADREWQILERYQRALGSLLDFCLGLYVMGLSLRDLQEALYEILGAVLSVNAINRITLKAQKQMFQSRQTRLDIN from the coding sequence ATGAACATTGCCCAGCGCGAACAACAGATTATCCGCATCCAGTCCCAAAGCTCCTATGCCTCTATTAACGAAGCCCTGGAAGCAACCCTACGCCTGGAAGCAAGCCAAGTCACTCAGAAAATAATAGAGGCAGCACTAGACGAAGAAGTTCAAGCCTATCTATCAGAGGTTCAAGGGGATCGACCTCGACGTTCAGGCTACTATCAACGGGTCCTCGATACTCAATACGGCCGTATTGCTCAGCTGTCTGTCCCTAAGCTACGGAAAGGGAATGCAGACCGAGAGTGGCAGATTTTAGAACGTTACCAACGTGCCCTTGGCAGTCTCCTCGATTTTTGCCTGGGCCTGTATGTCATGGGTTTATCGCTTCGGGACTTGCAAGAAGCTCTCTATGAGATTCTAGGAGCAGTCTTATCCGTTAATGCCATTAACCGAATTACGCTAAAAGCTCAGAAGCAAATGTTTCAAAGCCGTCAGACTCGTCTTGATATCAATTAG
- a CDS encoding type II toxin-antitoxin system HicA family toxin yields MTRKEKLIKRFLTRPKDFTWDELVVLLAFFQFSEVSTGKTGGSRRRFINEEGLVISLHKPHPRKILKKYQIEQVMDILEQEGLLCKI; encoded by the coding sequence ATGACTCGTAAAGAGAAGCTGATTAAACGCTTTCTCACCCGCCCCAAAGACTTTACCTGGGACGAGTTAGTTGTGTTGCTTGCCTTTTTTCAATTTTCTGAAGTATCGACGGGTAAAACGGGGGGTTCTAGAAGACGTTTCATCAATGAAGAGGGTCTTGTGATCAGCCTTCATAAACCCCATCCACGAAAGATATTAAAGAAATATCAGATTGAACAAGTCATGGACATTCTTGAACAGGAGGGGCTGCTATGCAAAATATGA
- a CDS encoding type II toxin-antitoxin system HicB family antitoxin, producing MQNMMEYQGYFGSVNFSDEDEVFFGKVEFIRSLISYEGTDVQSLKSAFHEAVDEYHSDCAENEIEPERPFKGSFNIRPGTQLHRRAAIAAQQRGINLNTLVTEALENYLQPLK from the coding sequence ATGCAAAATATGATGGAATACCAAGGCTACTTTGGCTCCGTTAATTTCAGTGATGAGGATGAAGTATTCTTTGGAAAGGTTGAGTTCATTCGCAGCCTAATTAGCTATGAGGGCACTGACGTTCAATCTCTAAAATCAGCTTTTCATGAAGCCGTTGATGAATATCATTCTGATTGTGCTGAAAACGAAATTGAGCCTGAACGTCCCTTTAAGGGAAGCTTCAATATTAGACCTGGAACTCAACTTCATAGACGGGCTGCGATCGCTGCTCAGCAACGAGGGATTAATCTTAATACACTAGTAACTGAAGCGTTGGAGAATTATCTACAACCATTAAAATAG
- a CDS encoding ParA family protein: MVKILAFFNHAGGVGKTTLVQQVGYHLSQCKRRVRGKRSRKKGDYNRILLVDMDPQASLTTFMGIEPYDQEKTIYNAILKDEEVPILTALYASKGIKDSNGLDLVASNLGLAIAEQELMTAVMKDFRLRDALDPIKEDYDFILIDCPPSLGNLSYISLVAATHLLVPIQSQYKAFKGVQPLFDTVRLVAARPNKSLKIAGFIPTMYDQRNSHDERTLAAIQQQLTPVAKVYSPIPRTTTFADASEENLPLALFDNKHPALKPIKVLAEQLESLAV; the protein is encoded by the coding sequence ATGGTAAAAATACTTGCTTTCTTTAACCATGCAGGAGGGGTGGGAAAAACTACCTTAGTGCAACAGGTTGGTTATCATCTTTCTCAATGCAAGAGAAGAGTGCGTGGTAAGCGAAGTCGGAAAAAAGGCGATTACAATCGAATATTGCTTGTTGATATGGACCCTCAAGCATCTTTAACAACATTTATGGGGATTGAACCATACGATCAAGAGAAAACCATTTACAATGCTATTCTAAAAGACGAAGAAGTTCCTATCCTAACTGCTTTGTATGCAAGTAAAGGTATTAAGGATAGTAATGGGTTAGATTTGGTAGCATCTAATTTGGGTTTGGCGATAGCTGAGCAAGAACTAATGACAGCTGTCATGAAGGATTTTAGACTTCGGGATGCATTAGATCCTATTAAGGAAGACTATGATTTTATATTGATTGATTGTCCACCCAGTCTTGGCAATCTAAGTTATATCTCTCTTGTCGCTGCAACTCATTTACTTGTACCTATTCAATCTCAGTACAAAGCATTTAAAGGTGTTCAGCCTCTATTTGACACAGTTAGATTGGTTGCTGCCCGTCCAAATAAGTCACTCAAAATTGCTGGTTTTATTCCTACGATGTATGACCAAAGAAATTCTCATGACGAGAGAACTTTAGCGGCAATTCAACAACAACTGACACCAGTAGCCAAAGTTTATTCTCCGATCCCAAGAACTACTACATTTGCTGATGCATCTGAAGAAAATCTCCCACTTGCCTTGTTTGATAACAAGCATCCTGCATTGAAGCCCATCAAAGTACTTGCAGAACAGTTGGAGAGTTTAGCAGTATGA